The Chryseobacterium sp. G0186 genome includes the window GCTAGGTTAATAAGAATCTGGCTACTCGCAAAAGGAGTCGTTACGTTAATTACCGGCTGCCAAGCTGGAGCCCCAACTTGTCTATATCTAATCTGATAGGTTCCTCCTGCAGCAGGTAACCAGCTAACCATAGCTGTACTTGCTGTAATATTTGTAACAGCAATACCAGTAGGAGGAGCTGCAGAACAAGGTAGTAAATCTACACCTGTTAATAATAACCTTGGAATATCAGCATATCTTCCGGATGCAGTTGGCGGAGATGCCGGATCTGGATTAGCAGTATCGTTACGATATAATATTCCTCTATTTGCTCCTGCATTATAAGAACCCCATGTAGCGGTACCTCCTAATGTATAGTTTGGGGAGTTTTCATCAACTGCAATGACAACATTACTCGTACCATCCCATACGAATGGAGCAACCAAAGGAATTGTCACCCAGTTTCCAGCAGTCATTGTAGCAATGGCACCTGAAAAAACCTGAGACATTGTACCTACCGGTATCCAGTCTGTATCACTTGTAAAACTCGCTTTGGATGTATTCCCCATATAAACGATCCAATCGTTATAGTTTGTCTGAGGAGTTTGAGGAGTATCTACATAAAATTTCACAGAAGTAATTAAACGGGCAGTACCTAATGCACCTGAAAGTTCAGATGCTTTATATAACTGCTGAGAATAATTGAATCCCCAGTTGGAATTTACCGGGAGTTGTGTTGATGTACTAGTTCCAGAACCTATCTGGCCTGGAATAACTCTTGGTCCGGCCACCCATGTACTTTTATCTGTAGGAGTACAAATTGCTCTTACCCACCAATAATAGGTAGTTCCTGCAACCAGTGGAGATAAAGTAGCGGTAGTACCCGGAACTACAGTTCCTACTGTAGCCGCAGTTGGCGGAGTATTGGTCGTATTATAATAGACTTCATATCCTCCTGCTGGCACAGGTGTAGGTGCCGTCCAGTTAACAACTGCACTGGTTAGCGTTACCGTACCTACAGTTAATGACCCTGCAGATGAAGGGACAGGCAGACATGTAGGTGGTGTAGCAAAGGATCTTGGTCCTGACCAGGTACTTTGGTCGGTAGCACTACATCTTGCTCTCACCCATGCATAATAGGTTGTAGCAGGAATTAGTGGTGTAAGTGTAGCCGTATTTCCTGTTGGAACTGTTTGAGAAGGAACTGTTGCTGCATTCGGCGCACCAGCAGTCGTACTATAATATATATCAAATCCCTGTGCAGGTACATAGCCATAAGCAGTCCAGTTTAATACTGCAGTTGTTGGAGTTATGGTTCCTGTAGTTATTGTTCCACTTGTAGGCATAGCCGGGCATGTTGCCGGTGTAGCAAAGGATTTTGGTCCTGACCAAACACTCTGATCTGTTGCACTACACCTCGCTCTTACCCATACATAATAGGTAGTGCTTGGTGTAAGTGGAGTAAGTGTTGCTGTTGGGCCCGGCACTGTTTGTGATGGTGCCGTTGCAGCCGTTGGAGCAACATTATTGGTATTATAATATACATCATATCCTCCTGCAGGGGCTGGGGTATATGGTGTCCAGTTAATAACCGCATTGGTAGCAGTAATTGTTCCAGTAGTAATCGTTCCACCCGGAGGCATAGGTAAACACGTAGGTGGTGTACCAAATGTCATCTGAATATCAGGTCTGTTGTTTCCGACAGTTCCGTTTGTGGTAGGTGGGTTGGTATCAGCCTGAAGAGTCATATGCGCTGAGGTAGCAGTGGAGTACGTGAACTTAGCTCCTGTAGAGGTTCCTCCTCCGGATCCACCATAGTTGGTTTCAACTAATACAACCAGGTTATCAGTTCCATTATAACTATAAGGGAGTTGCAACGGAATAGTATACCATCCCACTGGTATACTGTCTATATTTCCACTGAATAGCAAAGTAGCTCCGGTAGTCGCTGCAGTCCAGTTTTGAGCTGCAAGCGTTGTCGTTGTACTAGGTACAGATTTTATATACACTTTTACAGGAAGGGCAACATTCACACTTGCTGTTGCTTTCCATCCTACGGATAAAATACTTCCGGCACTTCCCCCCGCAGCAGTTATTTCTGCAGCAGTATAAAGCGATGCGGAACGTTCAAATCCCCAGTTACAACCCAAAGGATATTTCTGAGTTGTAGTTGTTCCTGTACCAATTGTAATTGTTTGTGCCTGCATGGACAGTCCGACGACCATACAGAGCAATGCAATGAGCACCTTAAAAGGCCGGCTCATTTTACAGAGTAAAAGTCCACTCATATTTTTTTTAATTTAGTAATGATAACGATAATAAAAGAATTATAGTATTTCCTATTTTACGGGGTTCAAATAAGATTTTGAAACATCCCTTTTTACAGAGTATCTGTAGTGAAAAAATAATTTTACCTCATACGCTAATATTTTAATAATTACACAAATCTAATCATTTTTTCATTATAATACATTCAATCAAAATGATTTTTTGCAAAAATTCAACTATAATGCTCAATATGATTGAAAATAAAAAATCCCCAGAAATTCTGAGGATCTATTCATATTTGATGTTATTATTATTTTTTGATGAATTTAAAGCTTTCTGAAATATTATTATCTTTTACTGTAATAATATAATTTCCTTTTAACAATTCTACTACATTTACCTTATTATTATCAATCGAACCTTTTTTCACAATTTGACCAACTGCGTTGTGGATTTCGAAAGTAGCCTTATGAGAAACCTTAGTAATATTTAAGATATCATTTACAGGATTTGGATAGATTCCGAAATTACCATCTTTTTTATTAACCTCGCTTGTACCTAAAGTCTGAACTTTCATCATTCTATTTTGGGTACTTGTAAAGGAGCCTCCAGACATTAAAGGAGTACCTGTTGTTGTTGAGATATTAAAATAACCTCCATAAAGACCAATACCATCTCCCCAAATGTCAGAAATTGTGAATGTATAGCACTCATCTGGATTTAGCTCCCAATTTTGAGTAATTAATGCAGGAAGAGTTGTAGCACCGTTAGGTGAATCCTGATAACCAGCACCACTACTATACACAATAGTTCCAGCACTATTTTTTAATTCCCATGTTGTTTCAGATCCAAAATAATCCAATTGAAGCTTAAACACTACGTTAGCCGGTACCGCTTTTGGAGCACCTACATAGGTAGAAGTAATAGTATTATTAGAGGCTCTTTGATCTGCTCCTCCATTGGCAGTTTGAATATTAATAGTCATAGGACCAGCCATTGTACCAGCAGCAACTGGTAGGCTTAATAATTGAGACTTGTCCTGAGCCAAGTTACCTGTCCAGTTATAAGGACTTTGCGCCACTCCATTGATTGTATAATTGATTGTAGCAGAAGTAAGAGCACCTGTTCCTCTGTTGAATAAAGATACCGGAACATTTAGTGATGTAGGACAAGTTACAGCTGTACATGTTCTTTCTAACTTAATTTCGGCATCGTTTGCAAATAATGGAATAGGAAGATCTTTGGTTGAAGTCTTTAATGAAGCTCTTCTTGGAGAGTTATTCATTACAGCAGTAATTCTATCTTTCTGGTTAACGGTAAAGATATTCATACAGGCATCATTGGTATAATCCATATAGTTTTGTACCATTTCCAATACTGCCGGGTCATTACAGCTTACTTTTTCAACACAGGTATAGTTAGCTTCATGAGCTACAGGTGTATCTGCACAGAAATCATCTCCACAAGCAGCATCTCCCCAGATATGTCTTAATCCTAGGAAATGTCCTACTTCATGGGTCATTGTTCTTCCTTTATTATAAATAGGATTTAATATAAAATTAGAACCTAAATCACTGCTTCCAAAAGCATCATAACCTGCTACTACCCCATCTGTAATGCCATATCCCATTAATGGATCTAATCCTGGAAGATTTGAACCATCAGGAAACTGAGCATATCCCAATAAATCATCATTTGGAGCAGCAAATGCAACACTCCACATATTCATATACTGAGTAGGATCCCAAATTGTTTCAGGTTTTACAAATCCTTCAATTGCATCCTTTTTAAAAGTTGACTGACATAAGTTTACTCTGTCGATTCCATTGGTAGGATTTCCATTTGGATCTACCTTAGCTAATGCAAACTGAAGCTGAACATCTGCCCCTACTGTGTTATTATTAAATCCTGGAGTTCCTGCCAATTTACGATAATCTTGGTTCATCACAGTTATTTGAGACATCACCTGCTCATCAATAATGTTAGGAGCAGTACCCACAGGCTGCCCTCCGTGAATAACGTGAACAACTACTGGAATAGTAACAATACCTCCATTCTGTGATCTTTCATTTTTAGCTTTCTGAATCAATGGCTTTATCCAAGCTTCAAATTGATCCGTGCTCATTCTTCCCTGAAAGTTCCTTTTTAAGAACTCTTCATATTCAGTAGTACCACATTTTTCGAAACCATGAGATTTCGCTAGCTCCTGTGGAGATTTTGGAGTAGTTTCAAATTTCTTTCTAATTCCTGTAGTATTTTGTGCACTGAATAAACCGGCACATAATAAAGGTAATAAAAAGAGAGATTTTGAAGTAGTAGATTTTTGCATTTCTTATTTTTATTAACTTTGCAAATATATTAGTTTTTACCGCAAATCATAACAGATACGATAAAAATAATCACAAATAAAATAAAACAAAAAGTAAATGAAAGCACAATCATTATTAATAATCACTTTATTAACCTTACTCAATACTAATTGCACATCCCAGCAAAAAACACAAATAGATAAAAATAACTCAACATATAATGCCAAACAATTGAAAATTGAAAAAATAGAATTAAAAGAACAAACAAGAGGCACCAGAAGGTTCACCACATTCACCCCTACTTCAAAAACAGTGTCATTAAATGATAATGTGACAACATTTTCTCTATCTGCTGATGAATGGAAAAAAATAACGGAACAGGTGGACCAGATAAAACTATCAACAATATCTAATCTTCAGGCTCCTACTTCTGCTCGATTTTCGGATGGAGCTTTAAGCGCATCAATTTCTATTACTTCTGGTGATAAAATCTATACCTCCTCAGGTTTTGATTCCGGAGTTCCACCAAAAGAATTGGAAAAATTGTATAAAATCATTACAACCGACCATATGGGTAAAAAACAATAAACCCAGGAGCTTTCCTGGGTTTATTACTATGATCGTTGATCATCTGTTTTTCTAAAATTTGTATGCAATATTCCATGCAAATCCCATATTGAATTTTGAAGAACTTCTTCCAAATCCAGGAACAATCATCGGGGAAATTTCGTCCTGCTTAGAGGTATACACCATATAACGAGGCTGAAGATTCACATCTATATAAAAATTGGAATCAAATAACTGTACTCTTCCTCCCAAGGTCCCTTCCAGCCAAAAGGAAGACTGAGACGATGCAGGAAAAGCCTCCGAAGAATTACTCCCTCCAAATCCACGAACGGGAATAGCCATATATTCCTGGTTATAAAATGATCCGGCAACTTTTCCTCCTGCATAGAAACCATTAAATTCATTTTCGGGATCTTTTGCCAACATATAGAATGCACCTAGCTTAATGAATGGCCCATTTGCTTTAGCATCATAACCGTTCTTCTGGTATATATTTTTTTCAAAACCTGCTTCCGCAATTGCGTGAACATTGCCATTTATCTTTGAGGAAATAAATCCCTGATATAACTTTCTGTCTGAAAAAAATCCAACTCCGGTATTCAAAACATCAAGCCCAACCATAAAATTAGGTTCATATTTCCAATGAGCCTTTTTCGTTTCTTCTTTTTTATCCTGTGCCCAGCTTATTATCCCTAATAAACTAAAAAAGAAGGTAAAGATTAGTCTTGTCTTCATTCTCTATTTGATTTTGTCCGTCTTCCACGCCAAGAACAGGATTAGAAGTTATTAATTCTGAAGTTAAATTCTGATAAGTTTTTTTGATGCCACACCCTGGAGATACATAAGCTGATTGGGTGGTATATTTTATTCTCACCTTAGATTCTGCTCCCTTGAGTCTAGTTTTAAAATACACATCTGTATACGGTGAATCGTCTACCCTTAAAGGAATCAATCTTGAGTCAACCATCGCTAGTTTTCCCAAATCTACTTTTCCGGAACCATAATCTACTGCTACGTAAAGGGTATCCACCTTAGTTATCTTTCCTTCATCTTTGGTTTTGAAAGCCACTTTCATTCTGGGAGTTCCTTCTCCACTTTCACAGATATCATCATCTCCACCACAGGAAAAAAGCATTCCTATACAGCAAAGCATTATGAGAAATTTAAAATACTTCATATTAAGATTTGATTTCAAATTTAATCAAATTATTTTTTAATCAGTAATGCGATGTTTTCCACGTGATGAGTTTGTGGAAACATATCTACCGGCAATATTTTCACTAAGGTATAATGTTCTTTCATCAAAGCAAGATCTCTTGCCTGTGTAGCAGAATTACAGCTTACATAGACTACTTTTTCCGGAGCTAATTTCAATATTTGCTCAACTACTTTTTGATGCATTCCATCTCTTGGCGGGTCGGTAATTAAAACATCTGCTTTTGGATGGTTTTCCATAAACTCATCGTTAAAGACATTTTTCATATCTCCACAGTAGAATGTTGTATTTGTAAGACCATTTAATTCGGCATGTTCAATAGCAGCATCAATGGCTTCCTGTACCGATTCAATCCCGATTACCTGCTTTGCATTTCTTGCTACATATTGTGCAATGGTTCCGGTTCCGGTATAAAGGTCATAAACTACTTCATCTCCTTTTAGATCTGCAAATTCCAGGGTTTTTCTATACAATTCTA containing:
- a CDS encoding DUF6452 family protein gives rise to the protein MLCCIGMLFSCGGDDDICESGEGTPRMKVAFKTKDEGKITKVDTLYVAVDYGSGKVDLGKLAMVDSRLIPLRVDDSPYTDVYFKTRLKGAESKVRIKYTTQSAYVSPGCGIKKTYQNLTSELITSNPVLGVEDGQNQIENEDKTNLYLLF
- a CDS encoding DUF6048 family protein, giving the protein MKTRLIFTFFFSLLGIISWAQDKKEETKKAHWKYEPNFMVGLDVLNTGVGFFSDRKLYQGFISSKINGNVHAIAEAGFEKNIYQKNGYDAKANGPFIKLGAFYMLAKDPENEFNGFYAGGKVAGSFYNQEYMAIPVRGFGGSNSSEAFPASSQSSFWLEGTLGGRVQLFDSNFYIDVNLQPRYMVYTSKQDEISPMIVPGFGRSSSKFNMGFAWNIAYKF
- a CDS encoding M43 family zinc metalloprotease, which produces MQKSTTSKSLFLLPLLCAGLFSAQNTTGIRKKFETTPKSPQELAKSHGFEKCGTTEYEEFLKRNFQGRMSTDQFEAWIKPLIQKAKNERSQNGGIVTIPVVVHVIHGGQPVGTAPNIIDEQVMSQITVMNQDYRKLAGTPGFNNNTVGADVQLQFALAKVDPNGNPTNGIDRVNLCQSTFKKDAIEGFVKPETIWDPTQYMNMWSVAFAAPNDDLLGYAQFPDGSNLPGLDPLMGYGITDGVVAGYDAFGSSDLGSNFILNPIYNKGRTMTHEVGHFLGLRHIWGDAACGDDFCADTPVAHEANYTCVEKVSCNDPAVLEMVQNYMDYTNDACMNIFTVNQKDRITAVMNNSPRRASLKTSTKDLPIPLFANDAEIKLERTCTAVTCPTSLNVPVSLFNRGTGALTSATINYTINGVAQSPYNWTGNLAQDKSQLLSLPVAAGTMAGPMTINIQTANGGADQRASNNTITSTYVGAPKAVPANVVFKLQLDYFGSETTWELKNSAGTIVYSSGAGYQDSPNGATTLPALITQNWELNPDECYTFTISDIWGDGIGLYGGYFNISTTTGTPLMSGGSFTSTQNRMMKVQTLGTSEVNKKDGNFGIYPNPVNDILNITKVSHKATFEIHNAVGQIVKKGSIDNNKVNVVELLKGNYIITVKDNNISESFKFIKK